A stretch of Suncus etruscus isolate mSunEtr1 chromosome 9, mSunEtr1.pri.cur, whole genome shotgun sequence DNA encodes these proteins:
- the FZD4 gene encoding frizzled-4 — translation MACRRGTGPMVLGVPGGVGLTLWLLLLPPLLLPDPARGFGDEEERRCDPIRISMCQNLGYNVTKMPNLVGHELQTDAELQLTTFTPLIQYGCSSQLQFFLCSVYVPMCTEKINIPIGPCGGMCLSVKRRCEPVLKEFGFAWPESLNCSKFPPQNDHNHMCMEGPGDEEVPLAHKTPVQTGEECHSVGTNSDQYIWVKRSLNCVLKCGYDAGLYSRSAKEFTDIWMAVWASLCFISTAFTVLTFLIDSSRFSYPERPIIFLSMCYNIYSIAYIVRLTVGRERISCDFEEAAEPVLIQEGLKNTGCAIIFLLMYFFGMASSIWWVILTLTWFLAAGLKWGHEAIEMHSSYFHIAAWAIPAVKTIVILIMRLVDADELTGLCYVGNQNLDALTGFVVAPLFTYLVIGTLFIAAGLVALFKIRSNLQKDGTKTDKLERLMVKIGVFSVLYTVPATCVIACYFYEISNWALFRYSADDSNMAVEMLKIFMSLLVGITSGMWIWSAKTLHTWQKCSNRLVNSGKVKREKRGNGWVKPGKGNETVV, via the exons ATGGCCTGCCGGCGGGGCACGGGACCGATGGTCCTCGGGGTGCCGGGAGGCGTCGGACTGACTctgtggctgctgctgctgccgccgctgctgctgccgGACCCGGCTCGAGGCTTCGGGGACGAGGAGGAGCGGCGCTGCGACCCCATCCGCATCTCCATGTGCCAGAACCTGGGCTACAACGTGACCAAGATGCCCAACCTGGTGGGACACGAGCTGCAGACGGACGCTGAGCTGCAGCTCACGACTTTCACGCCTCTCATCCAGTACGGCTGCTCCAGCCAGCTGCAG TTCTTCCTTTGTTCCGTGTATGTGCCAATGTGCACAGAGAAGATCAACATCCCCATTGGCCCATGTGGCGGCATGTGTCTGTCGGTCAAGAGGCGCTGTGAACCTGTGCTGAAGGAGTTTGGCTTTGCCTGGCCAGAGAGCCTGAACTGCAGCAAATTCCCGCCTCAGAACGATCACAACCACATGTGCATGGAAGGTCCGGGGGATGAGGAGGTGCCACTTGCACACAAAACCCCTGTCCAGACTGGGGAGGAGTGCCACTCCGTTGGGACCAATTCTGATCAGTACATCTGGGTGAAGAGGAGCTTGAACTGTGTTCTCAAGTGTGGCTATGATGCTGGCTTGTATAGCCGCTCGGCTAAGGAGTTCACAGACATCTGGATGGCTGTGTGGGCCAGCCTCTGCTTCATTTCTACTGCCTTCACTGTTCTCACCTTCCTCATTGATTCCTCTAGGTTTTCCTACCCTGAGCGCCCCATCATATTTCTCAGTATGTGCTATAATATTTATAGCATTGCTTATATTGTCAGGCTGACTGTTGGCCGGGAAAGGATATCCTGTGATTTTGAGGAGGCAGCAGAACCTGTTCTCATCCAAGAAGGACTTAAGAATACAGGATGTGCAATAATTTTCTTGCTGATGTACTTTTTTGGAATGGCCAGCTCCATCTGGTGGGTTATTCTGACACTCACTTGGTTTTTGGCGGCAGGACTCAAGTGGGGTCACGAAGCTATTGAAATGCATAGCAGTTATTTCCACATTGCTGCCTGGGCCATCCCTGCAGTGAAGACCATTGTCATCCTGATTATGAGGTTGGTGGATGCAGATGAACTGACAGGACTGTGCTATGTGGGAAACCAAAACCTTGATGCCCTTACTGGCTTTGTGGTGGCACCGCTCTTTACTTACTTGGTGATTGGAACTTTGTTCATTGCTGCGGGGTTGGTGGCCTTGTTTAAAATTCGGTCAAATCTACAGAAGGATGGGACAAAGACAGACAAATTGGAGAGGCTTATGGTCAAGATTGGGGTCTTCTCGGTCTTGTATACTGTCCCTGCAACCTGTGTGATTGCCTGTTATTTCTATGAAATCTCCAACTGGGCCCTTTTCCGGTATTCTGCAGATGATTCTAATATGGCTGTTGAAATGTTGAAAATTTTCATGTCTCTACTGGTGGGCATCACTTCAGGCATGTGGATTTGGTCTGCCAAAACTCTTCACACATGGCAGAAGTGTTCCAACAGACTGGTGAATTCTGGGAAGGtaaagagggaaaagagaggAAATGGTTGGGTGAAGCCTGGAAAAGGCAATGAAACTGTGGTATAA